The following DNA comes from Clostridia bacterium.
TCCTAACACAACGGTGCCGTACCTAGTGTATTGTGCAATTATCTTTCTTCCTTCTTCCCCTTCCTTCTGTAAACGCTCAAGGGCGGGGATTGCCACAGTTAAAAGGTTCATAATGATCGATGAGTTAATGTATGGTGTGATGCTCATTGCAAATATTGTTGCGAGTTGAAAAGCACCGCCTGTTATAATATCAAACATTCCGAATAAAGCTCCACCCGACTTAACCAGGTTTCTGAATTCATCTGCGTCCAGAAACGGAACGGGTATATGGCCACCGATCCTGTATATAATCAGCATAGCGACTGTAAACAGAATCTTTTTTCTTAAATCGGGAATTTTCCAGGCATTTCTAAGTGTCTCAAACATGCCGCCCATACTATACCACCTCGACCTTTCCTCCTGCAGCCTCTATTTTTGCTGAAGCTGTCTTAGTAAATTTCGCAGCTTGTACTGTAAGTTTTTTGCTTAATTCACCAGTTCCTAAGATAGCAACTCCGTCAAATAATTTCTTAACTATTCCTGTTTCCTTCAATAATTCAGGTGTAACAGTTGTTCCGTCTTCAAAAACGTTTAATGCAGAGACATTAACTTCCGCATAAGCATTTGCGAATTCTTTATTGTTGAAGCCTCTCTTTGGAATTCTCATATAGAAAGGCATTTGACCACCTTCAAAACCAGGTCTTACACCGCCACCAGCTCTTGCGTTCTGACCCTTGTGTCCTTTTCCGGCAGTTTTTCCGTTTCCAGTGCCAACACCCCTACCTTTTCTCTTCGGAGCAGTTTTTGCACCTTCTGAAGGCTTTAGCTCAAACAGTTTCATGGATTACACCTCCCTTTAAATTTCCTCTACTGAAATCAGATGGGAAACTTTATTAATCATACCTCTTATCTGAGGATTGTCATTATGTTCAACTACACTTCTTATTTTCTTTAATCCAAGTGCTTTTACTGTAGCTACCTGGTCGTCCTTAGCTTTGTTAATACCCCTTACAAGGGTTATTTTTAACTTTGCCATGAGAAGTTCCCTCCTAAGCCTGTACTTCTTCTACAGTCTTACCGCGAAGTTTAGCGATTTCTTCAGCTGTTCTAAGCTGAGCAAGACCTTTGATTGTTGCGTTAACCATGTTAATAGGATTATTTGAACCAAGTGATTTGGTCCTAATATCATGTATACCAGCTAATTCAAGAACCGCTCTTA
Coding sequences within:
- the rpmD gene encoding 50S ribosomal protein L30 codes for the protein MAKLKITLVRGINKAKDDQVATVKALGLKKIRSVVEHNDNPQIRGMINKVSHLISVEEI
- the rplO gene encoding 50S ribosomal protein L15, whose translation is MKLFELKPSEGAKTAPKRKGRGVGTGNGKTAGKGHKGQNARAGGGVRPGFEGGQMPFYMRIPKRGFNNKEFANAYAEVNVSALNVFEDGTTVTPELLKETGIVKKLFDGVAILGTGELSKKLTVQAAKFTKTASAKIEAAGGKVEVV